Proteins found in one Podarcis muralis chromosome 5, rPodMur119.hap1.1, whole genome shotgun sequence genomic segment:
- the LOC144327718 gene encoding uncharacterized protein LOC144327718, with protein MRHVFAAALSAETPAWIGEGPRQGAHTFPRSCLLPFLFCCFHSGHETRKCVCVCVCVCLSRWCFFFFLIYHMAVREIYNKNRKMATVTLWRVYAASLDNLHAKIAKNKEKKREGAENAAGKVGGQKAAACGERGLDGIREGAGGRVCFSRASQPGSPTPELPGLHSHFRLSWKAQLPRILALLPSSQAIVNIA; from the exons ATGCGCCATGTGTTTGCTGCCGCTCTGTCAGCTGAGACTCCCGCTTGGATAGGAGAGGGACCGAGACAAGGTGCCCACACGTTCCCCAGAAGTTGTCTCCTTCCTTTCttgttttgctgctttcattCTGGTCATgagacccggaagtgtgtgtgtgtgtgtgtatgtgtgtgtctttctcggtggtgtttttttttttttttaatctatcacATGGCAGTGAGAGagatatataataaaaacagaaaaatggcgACAGTCACGTTGTGGCGAGTCTATGCTGCGTCATTAGATAATCTTCATGCAAAGATCgctaagaacaaagaaaaaaagagagagggggcagAAAACGCGGCTGGAAAGGTGGGTGGGCAGAAGGCAGCGGCTTGCGGGGAGCGGGGGTTGGACGGGATCAGGGAGGGGGCAGGCGGGCGGGTGTGTTTTTCCAGGGCATCGCAGCCAGGCAGCCCAACTCCCGAGCTGCCAGGTCTCCATTCACATTTCAGACTCTCCTGGAAAGCCCAGCTGCCGAG AATCCTGGCGCTGCTCCCTTCCAGTCAAGCGATTGTAAATATAGCCTAG